A single Methylobacterium sp. 17Sr1-1 DNA region contains:
- a CDS encoding histidine kinase dimerization/phosphoacceptor domain -containing protein — MTLPDLTTAPTIDLDAFAAADLDRLRQGVIQIDGRGVIHLYNRSESEFSGRVPERMIGRNFFTDVAPCTHLPHFYGRFREGVRRGRLDHTFSFVYGFDPRPMQVRITLRQAAAPDRYWIITEPVEPLEHGHSREAVLAAVNQRVRAEPVDPRLCEQEPIHVPGAIQPHAVLIAADSDTLTVVACSGNVCDVLDRDPLGLDLPALLGAGLANRIRESLQGDGVDPGRLVRQRVVLPGVDGLPVELAAHRNGDRIIVEFELAPAHPEDFRSASQLDTELAISRLRGAATLEDAAAVAARETRALTGFDCVLVYRFDPDWNGAAIAEDKDPAWTRSLFGLHFPASDIPAQARALYTRSKSRFVIDRDYVPVPLVATPASANAPIDLTFAQARSLSPIHLEYQRNLGVNGSMSISILVEGRLWGLMIGHHRRPHYVAPETRAAATVLADAFAMRVYELESRRLWQEQQAHLALESELVRELARSDDFVSALTENAHTLLDLFDARGAATVSDDAVRQLGQAPPPDAILAIAAWLRATLPADRASYATAEFAAAHPPSAPYAESASGLLAVFVDSERRHLLLWFRPEMPSTVTWGGDPRKPVLAGSGPVAVLPRRSFERWVEERRGVSEPFAPWQVGIAEALAQAVEGVVLRQQRKITELTGLLADKERLLIQKDLLTREIDHRVKNSLQIVSAFLQMQRRQVTDPASQAAFAETAARVMSVARVHDSLYQAESVEEVDLGQTIENLCADLAGMAGEGHSVDLDAEPGLMVPYRKAVALSLIATELITNAFKYAFAEAGGRVAVCVSGETEGRIRLSVCDDGKGLPTDWADVPARGTGLGMKLIRAMLDQINARLEVENCPGACFTVTA; from the coding sequence GTGACCTTGCCCGACCTGACGACGGCCCCGACGATCGACCTCGACGCCTTCGCGGCGGCCGACCTCGACCGCCTGCGTCAGGGCGTGATCCAGATCGACGGACGCGGCGTCATCCATCTCTACAACCGGTCCGAGAGCGAGTTCTCCGGCCGCGTGCCCGAGCGGATGATCGGTCGCAACTTCTTCACCGACGTCGCCCCCTGCACCCACCTGCCGCATTTCTACGGCCGCTTCCGCGAGGGGGTGCGCCGGGGCCGGCTCGATCACACCTTCTCGTTCGTCTACGGTTTCGACCCGCGGCCGATGCAGGTCCGGATCACCCTGCGCCAGGCCGCGGCGCCCGATCGCTACTGGATCATCACCGAGCCGGTGGAGCCGCTGGAGCACGGGCACAGCCGGGAAGCGGTTCTGGCGGCGGTCAACCAGCGGGTGCGGGCCGAGCCGGTCGATCCGCGCCTGTGCGAGCAGGAGCCGATCCACGTTCCCGGGGCGATCCAGCCCCACGCCGTCCTGATCGCGGCGGATTCCGATACCCTGACCGTGGTCGCCTGCAGCGGCAACGTTTGCGACGTGCTGGACCGGGATCCCCTCGGCCTCGACCTCCCGGCCCTGCTCGGCGCCGGGCTCGCCAACCGGATCCGCGAGAGCCTTCAGGGCGACGGCGTCGATCCCGGCCGCCTCGTGCGCCAGCGCGTCGTGCTGCCCGGCGTCGACGGACTGCCGGTCGAGCTCGCGGCCCACCGCAACGGCGACCGGATCATCGTCGAGTTCGAGCTGGCGCCGGCCCATCCGGAGGATTTCCGCTCGGCGAGCCAGCTCGACACCGAGCTCGCCATCAGCCGCCTGCGCGGTGCGGCCACGCTGGAGGACGCCGCCGCCGTCGCGGCCCGCGAGACCCGGGCGCTGACCGGCTTCGACTGCGTCCTGGTCTACCGCTTCGATCCGGACTGGAACGGCGCGGCCATCGCCGAGGACAAGGACCCGGCCTGGACCCGCAGCCTCTTCGGCCTGCACTTCCCGGCCTCCGACATCCCGGCCCAGGCCCGCGCCCTCTACACCCGCTCGAAGAGCCGCTTCGTCATCGATCGCGACTACGTGCCGGTGCCCCTGGTGGCGACGCCCGCCTCCGCCAACGCGCCCATCGACCTCACCTTCGCCCAGGCGCGCAGCCTGTCGCCGATCCACCTCGAGTACCAGCGCAACCTCGGGGTGAACGGGTCGATGTCGATCTCGATCCTGGTCGAGGGGCGGCTCTGGGGCCTGATGATCGGCCATCACCGCCGGCCGCACTACGTCGCGCCCGAGACCCGCGCCGCCGCCACCGTGCTCGCCGACGCCTTCGCGATGCGGGTCTACGAGCTGGAGAGCCGGCGCCTGTGGCAGGAGCAGCAGGCCCATCTGGCCCTGGAGAGCGAGCTGGTGCGCGAGCTCGCCCGCTCGGACGACTTCGTCAGCGCGCTGACCGAGAACGCCCACACCCTCCTCGACCTGTTCGACGCTCGCGGCGCCGCGACCGTGTCGGACGACGCGGTGCGCCAACTCGGCCAGGCCCCGCCGCCCGACGCGATCCTGGCGATCGCCGCCTGGTTGCGCGCCACCCTGCCGGCGGACCGCGCCAGCTACGCCACGGCGGAATTCGCCGCCGCCCACCCGCCGAGCGCGCCATACGCCGAATCGGCCAGCGGCCTCCTCGCCGTCTTCGTCGATTCGGAGCGGCGCCACCTGCTCCTGTGGTTCCGGCCCGAGATGCCGAGCACCGTCACCTGGGGCGGCGACCCGCGCAAGCCGGTGCTCGCCGGCAGCGGGCCGGTGGCGGTGCTGCCCCGGCGCTCGTTCGAGCGCTGGGTCGAGGAGCGCCGCGGCGTCTCCGAACCTTTCGCGCCCTGGCAGGTCGGCATCGCCGAGGCCCTGGCCCAGGCGGTCGAGGGCGTGGTCCTGCGCCAGCAGCGCAAGATCACCGAGCTGACGGGGCTCCTCGCCGACAAGGAGCGCTTGCTCATCCAGAAGGACCTGCTCACCCGCGAGATCGACCACCGGGTCAAGAACTCGCTCCAGATCGTCTCGGCCTTCCTGCAGATGCAGCGCCGCCAGGTGACCGATCCGGCCTCGCAGGCGGCCTTCGCCGAGACCGCGGCCCGGGTGATGAGCGTGGCGCGGGTCCACGACAGCCTGTACCAGGCCGAGAGCGTCGAAGAGGTCGATCTCGGCCAGACGATCGAGAATCTCTGCGCCGACCTCGCCGGCATGGCGGGGGAGGGGCATTCCGTCGATCTCGACGCGGAGCCGGGTCTGATGGTCCCCTACCGCAAGGCGGTGGCGCTCTCGCTCATCGCCACCGAGCTCATCACGAACGCTTTCAAGTACGCCTTCGCGGAAGCGGGCGGCCGCGTCGCGGTCTGCGTCTCCGGCGAGACCGAGGGGCGGATCCGGCTCTCCGTCTGCGACGACGGAAAGGGCCTGCCGACCGACTGGGCCGACGTGCCGGCCCGGGGCACCGGCCTCGGCATGAAGCTCATTCGGGCGATGCTCGACCAGATCAACGCCCGGCTCGAGGTCGAGAATTGCCCCGGCGCCTGCTTCACGGTCACCGCGTGA
- a CDS encoding biliverdin-producing heme oxygenase, which yields MSDILERLRTETRDAHEAIERDLAWETRVTTPDGYRALLARFWGFHAALEPALAAVLHDDAFLDPRRRLAHLAADLRFLGLDDAAIAALPRPHLALPRDRDEAFGALYVLEGSTLGGQVIAKQIGRQLGLNPEGGCRYYAAHGRETGAMWKAFRQRLAEEAARGRPETIVAAATDTFDAMRHWLCAAPVPIPDGEGGPVVKVSQRG from the coding sequence GTGAGCGACATCCTGGAGCGCCTGCGCACCGAAACCCGGGACGCGCACGAGGCGATCGAGCGCGATCTCGCCTGGGAAACCCGCGTCACGACCCCGGACGGCTACCGTGCTTTGCTCGCCCGGTTCTGGGGCTTCCACGCCGCGCTGGAGCCGGCCCTCGCGGCAGTTCTCCACGACGACGCCTTCCTCGATCCGCGCCGGCGCCTCGCGCATCTCGCCGCCGACCTGCGGTTCCTCGGCCTCGACGACGCGGCGATCGCAGCGCTGCCACGCCCGCATCTCGCTCTACCGCGCGACCGGGACGAGGCTTTCGGGGCCCTCTACGTCCTCGAGGGCTCGACCCTCGGCGGTCAGGTGATCGCCAAGCAGATCGGACGCCAGCTCGGGCTGAACCCTGAGGGCGGCTGCCGCTACTACGCAGCGCACGGCCGTGAGACCGGCGCGATGTGGAAGGCCTTCCGCCAGCGTCTCGCCGAGGAGGCCGCGCGCGGCAGGCCCGAGACCATCGTCGCGGCGGCGACCGACACCTTCGACGCCATGCGTCACTGGCTCTGCGCCGCGCCCGTTCCGATCCCGGACGGGGAGGGGGGACCTGTGGTGAAAGTTTCGCAGAGGGGTTGA